The nucleotide window AGAGCTCGATGATCTGCTGGTCGCGCAGGGTGATGCGGCGGTCCATGCGGCCCGCCAGCTCCATGTTATGGGTGGCGATCAGCGCGGCAAGGCCGGAAGCGCGGACGAGCGCCACCAGCGCGTCGAAGACATAGCCGGCGGTGCCGGGATCGAGATTGCCGGTCGGTTCGTCGGCCAGCAGGATGCGCGGCGCGTTGGCGACGGCGCGGGCAATCGCCACGCGCTGCTGCTCGCCGCCCGACAGCTCGGACGGACGGTGGCTCGCCCGGTTGCCGAGGCGCATGTAGTCGAGCAGCTGGCTCGCCCGCTCCTCGGCCTCGCGCTTGTCGAGCCCGCGGATCAGCTGCGGGATGACGAGGTTCTCCAGCGCCGTGAACTCGGGCAGCAGATGGTGGAACTGGTAGACGAAGCCGAGCTCGGTGCGGCGCATGCGCGTGCGGTCGGCATCGTCCATGGCGCCGCAGGCCCGCCCGCCGACATAGACCTCGCCGCTGTCCGGCCGCTCCAGCAGGCCGGCAATGTGCAGCAGCGTCGACTTGCCCGCGCCCGAGGGTGCGACCAGCGCGACAAGCTCGCCCGGATGCAGCGCGAGATTGGCGTCGATCAGGATGTCGAGCTTGCCCTCGCCCTCGCGAAAGCTGCGGTTGATGCCCGCAAGCACCAGCGGCAGGTCGCCGAGTGCGTCGGTCAGGGCCTGTTCCTGTTCGTGAGCCATGGTCATTCGTATCTCAGCGCCTCGACCGGATCGAGCCTGGCGGCCCGCCAGGCGGGATAGAGGGTCGCCAGCAGCGACAGCACCATCGCCATCACCACGACGGTGAAGGTTTCGCCGGTGTCCATGTCGGCCGGCAGGCGGCTGAGGAAATAGAGCTCGGGCGAGAACAGCTCGGTGCTGGTCAGCCAGGAAATGCCCTGGCGGATGCTCTCGACATTGAGGCAGACGACGAAGCCGAGCGCAAAGCCCGCCAGCGTGCCGACGATGCCGATGCTGGCGCCGGTGATCAGGAACACGCGCAGGATGGTGCCGCGCGTCGCGCCCA belongs to Stappia indica and includes:
- a CDS encoding ABC transporter ATP-binding protein: MTMAHEQEQALTDALGDLPLVLAGINRSFREGEGKLDILIDANLALHPGELVALVAPSGAGKSTLLHIAGLLERPDSGEVYVGGRACGAMDDADRTRMRRTELGFVYQFHHLLPEFTALENLVIPQLIRGLDKREAEERASQLLDYMRLGNRASHRPSELSGGEQQRVAIARAVANAPRILLADEPTGNLDPGTAGYVFDALVALVRASGLAALIATHNMELAGRMDRRITLRDQQIIEL